A window of the Thalassospira indica genome harbors these coding sequences:
- a CDS encoding YbhB/YbcL family Raf kinase inhibitor-like protein encodes MKLSIKGWEDGAPIPAKFAFGKIPAEGRFETSDNISPAISWSDIPEGTKSFALICHDPDVPSSGEDVNIEGKEVPASLPRVDFYHWVLVNIPASITKLEEGVASNGVTPKGKMPGAKPYGTAGLNNYTDWFAGDTDMGGDYGDYDGPCPPWNDSIIHHYHFTVYALDTDKIDLPEPFTGPDALAAIEGHVLGKSSYMGTYTMNRDL; translated from the coding sequence ATGAAACTGAGCATCAAAGGATGGGAAGACGGCGCGCCGATCCCGGCCAAGTTCGCGTTCGGTAAAATTCCGGCAGAGGGCAGGTTTGAAACATCGGACAATATCAGTCCCGCCATTTCCTGGAGCGACATTCCCGAAGGCACCAAATCCTTCGCACTGATCTGTCATGACCCGGATGTCCCGTCATCGGGTGAGGACGTCAATATCGAAGGCAAGGAAGTCCCGGCAAGCCTGCCGCGTGTTGATTTCTACCACTGGGTTCTGGTCAATATCCCGGCCAGCATTACAAAGCTTGAAGAAGGTGTCGCGTCCAATGGTGTGACGCCAAAGGGCAAGATGCCCGGCGCCAAGCCATATGGTACGGCAGGGCTGAACAACTATACCGACTGGTTTGCCGGCGATACTGATATGGGCGGTGATTACGGCGACTATGACGGTCCCTGCCCGCCATGGAATGATTCGATCATTCACCACTATCATTTCACGGTCTATGCGCTTGATACCGACAAGATCGACCTGCCAGAGCCGTTTACCGGCCCGGATGCCCTTGCCGCCATTGAGGGCCATGTCCTTGGCAAGTCAAGCTACATGGGCACCTACACCATGAACCGCGATCTGTAA
- a CDS encoding AraC family transcriptional regulator, with product MIETFDILFLIVSVLGVSQAIFLIVLLMDEGKRSFRANRWLMVFGFSVGMSFIDDTFDPFISPIVNLYLVPVFAPFFFAFIPSIYLYFREVSGNPVSRPYRHYLVLIPVTAAIGLMVYLKSTRMVANQDHVRDVGLQIAFSSQGLANLVLLAIVILFCVSFVGYMAGIWRLARRYLRQANWQLQADSERMRRWIIELLVGMTVLFTVFTLTNLLDMFVFRAEWLSLGVKVGFVVVFFRMCQVIAQNPAIFVQAETEDGAEDHLPERQETGQGTDTQQTPMLRAIVDDPGIDRIRTRLARIVADREVMLDPLLTMPKLASAVGATPNQLSFVLNQHLGKSFFDFVNEVRVDEASRLLIEEPNRTILDIATEVGFNSKSTFNQAFKKITGHTPSNYRQNNFAKSDS from the coding sequence ATGATTGAAACATTCGACATTCTTTTTCTGATCGTTTCGGTTCTTGGCGTATCGCAGGCGATTTTCCTGATTGTCTTGTTGATGGACGAAGGAAAGCGTTCTTTTCGCGCCAACCGCTGGCTCATGGTCTTCGGGTTTTCGGTCGGTATGAGTTTTATTGACGATACGTTCGACCCGTTCATCAGCCCGATTGTGAACCTGTATCTTGTGCCGGTTTTTGCGCCATTCTTTTTTGCCTTTATACCGTCGATATATTTGTATTTCCGGGAAGTTTCGGGAAATCCGGTGTCCCGGCCATACCGGCATTATCTGGTATTAATTCCGGTAACCGCAGCGATCGGGCTTATGGTTTACCTGAAAAGTACGCGTATGGTCGCCAATCAGGATCATGTGCGTGATGTCGGGTTGCAGATTGCGTTTTCATCGCAAGGGCTTGCCAATTTGGTTCTCCTGGCGATTGTCATCCTGTTTTGCGTGTCATTTGTCGGTTACATGGCGGGGATATGGCGGCTCGCGCGGCGTTATTTGCGACAAGCCAACTGGCAACTCCAGGCCGACAGTGAACGAATGCGTCGCTGGATTATCGAGCTTCTTGTCGGGATGACGGTGTTGTTTACCGTCTTCACCTTGACCAACCTTTTGGATATGTTTGTCTTTCGCGCGGAATGGCTGTCGCTTGGTGTCAAGGTGGGGTTTGTGGTTGTGTTCTTCCGCATGTGTCAGGTTATCGCGCAGAACCCGGCGATCTTTGTGCAAGCGGAAACCGAAGACGGCGCCGAGGACCATCTGCCTGAACGTCAGGAAACCGGCCAAGGGACCGACACCCAACAGACCCCGATGTTGCGTGCAATTGTTGATGACCCCGGTATCGACCGTATTCGCACCCGCCTCGCAAGGATCGTTGCAGACCGTGAAGTGATGCTTGATCCACTGCTTACGATGCCCAAACTGGCTTCTGCTGTCGGGGCAACGCCCAATCAGCTTTCCTTTGTCTTGAACCAGCATCTGGGTAAAAGCTTCTTTGATTTCGTTAATGAAGTCCGGGTTGACGAGGCTTCTCGTCTGCTGATCGAGGAACCAAACCGCACGATCCTCGATATCGCAACCGAGGTCGGCTTCAATTCGAAATCGACCTTCAATCAGGCATTCAAGAAAATCACCGGTCATACACCAAGTAACTATCGTCAGAACAATTTCGCAAAATCAGATAGTTAA
- a CDS encoding ABC transporter ATP-binding protein, which produces MTTNHILTVENLTTRFQTPDGEVEAVNNVNFHIDPGETLGVVGESGSGKTQIFLSLMGLLAKNGASTGSVRYKDKEILNLQPRELNKIRGVSMSMIFQDPMTSLNPFLKISRQMTEVLVEHRGMSESDALARAITMLDRVGIPGAAQRVHMYPHEFSGGMRQRVMIAMALLCDPEVLIADEPTTALDVTVQAQILDLLRDLQTDFNTATVMITHDLGVVAGLCDRVMVMYGGRVVETGSVRDIYYDSHHPYTEGLLKSMPRIDRADEESLFAIPGQPPNLQNLPKGCAYQERCEYVFDRCCAERPLLREFGNGRASACFREDDK; this is translated from the coding sequence ATGACCACAAATCATATTCTGACTGTCGAAAACCTGACCACGCGCTTCCAGACCCCGGATGGCGAGGTCGAGGCCGTCAATAACGTCAACTTCCACATCGATCCGGGCGAGACGCTTGGTGTTGTCGGGGAGTCCGGATCTGGCAAGACACAGATTTTCCTGTCGCTGATGGGATTGCTTGCCAAAAACGGCGCATCCACCGGGTCGGTCCGATACAAGGACAAGGAAATCCTCAATCTGCAGCCCCGCGAATTGAACAAAATTCGCGGTGTGTCGATGTCGATGATCTTTCAGGATCCGATGACATCACTGAACCCGTTTCTGAAAATCTCCCGGCAGATGACAGAAGTTCTGGTCGAACATCGTGGCATGTCGGAAAGCGATGCCTTGGCGCGCGCAATCACCATGCTTGATCGTGTCGGAATTCCCGGCGCGGCCCAGCGCGTTCACATGTATCCGCATGAGTTTTCAGGGGGCATGCGCCAGCGTGTCATGATCGCCATGGCACTATTATGTGACCCGGAAGTTCTGATTGCCGATGAACCGACCACCGCCCTTGATGTGACGGTGCAGGCTCAGATCCTTGATCTGTTGCGCGATCTGCAAACGGATTTCAACACAGCCACCGTCATGATCACCCATGATCTGGGCGTGGTGGCGGGCCTTTGTGACCGGGTGATGGTGATGTATGGCGGGCGTGTTGTCGAAACCGGATCGGTTCGCGACATCTATTACGACAGTCATCATCCCTATACCGAAGGCCTTTTGAAATCGATGCCACGGATTGATCGCGCTGATGAAGAAAGCCTGTTTGCCATTCCCGGCCAGCCGCCCAACTTGCAAAACCTTCCAAAAGGCTGCGCCTATCAGGAACGATGCGAATATGTGTTTGATCGCTGCTGTGCGGAACGCCCGCTTTTGAGGGAATTTGGCAATGGCCGTGCCAGCGCCTGTTTCCGGGAGGATGACAAATGA
- the oppB gene encoding oligopeptide ABC transporter permease OppB, which produces MLSYAIRRLLIAIPTLFIVITVAFFMMRIAPGGPFDQERALPPEIEKNIKAAYDLDKPLVEQYAIYIGKLFQGDFGPSIKIRDFSVAELIMAGAPASMQLGLSAIAIALVFGVAFGTYAAIRQNSAVDFVVMGVAMIGIAIPNFVMAPLLSLVFGLYLSILPTAGWGDGELEYKILPIIALALPQIAYIARLTRGSMVEVLHSNYIRTARAKGLRETLVVNRHAIKGALLPVVSYLGPATAAVMTGSVVIESIFGVPGIGTYFIKAALNRDYPLVMGVVIVYAVMIILLNFLVDMIYGLLDPKLKSR; this is translated from the coding sequence ATGTTATCTTACGCCATTCGGCGCCTGCTGATCGCGATCCCGACATTGTTCATCGTGATCACAGTCGCCTTCTTCATGATGCGTATCGCACCGGGCGGCCCGTTCGATCAGGAACGCGCATTGCCGCCGGAAATCGAAAAGAACATCAAGGCTGCCTATGACCTTGATAAGCCGCTGGTCGAACAATACGCGATCTATATCGGCAAGCTTTTCCAGGGCGATTTCGGACCATCGATTAAAATCCGCGACTTTTCGGTTGCCGAACTGATCATGGCAGGTGCCCCTGCCTCGATGCAGCTGGGCCTGAGCGCGATTGCCATTGCGCTTGTGTTTGGCGTCGCGTTTGGCACCTATGCCGCCATTCGACAAAACAGCGCGGTTGATTTCGTTGTCATGGGTGTTGCGATGATCGGCATCGCCATTCCGAACTTTGTCATGGCGCCGTTATTGTCGCTGGTATTTGGGCTTTATCTGTCGATCCTGCCGACCGCCGGCTGGGGGGATGGGGAACTTGAATACAAAATCCTTCCGATCATCGCACTTGCCCTGCCCCAGATTGCCTATATCGCACGTCTGACCCGCGGGTCGATGGTCGAAGTTCTGCATTCGAATTACATCCGAACCGCACGCGCCAAGGGCCTTCGCGAGACGCTTGTCGTCAATCGCCACGCCATCAAGGGCGCGCTGTTACCGGTTGTTTCCTATCTTGGTCCGGCAACGGCGGCCGTCATGACCGGCTCGGTCGTGATCGAAAGCATCTTTGGCGTGCCCGGTATCGGCACCTATTTCATCAAGGCAGCGTTGAACCGCGACTACCCGCTCGTGATGGGGGTGGTGATTGTCTATGCGGTGATGATCATTCTGCTGAATTTCCTGGTCGATATGATTTACGGCCTTCTTGATCCCAAACTGAAGTCACGCTGA
- a CDS encoding peptide ABC transporter substrate-binding protein, giving the protein MSDNAMTAKGLVNGLLKSSRAFVLGTALIAGSMTMLSTSQAQAEKILRIGNDGEPQSMDPHFISTIQTSRISDDMSLGLLTYGPDGQPVPGAAESWTVSEDGMTYTFKIRDHNWSDGTPVTAQDFIAGWERLLDPALGAEYASLLYIIEGAEEVNTGKDGAKLAAKAIDDHTLEVKLTAPAPYFLAQLTHQTAFAIPRHVVEKYGKDWVKPENIVVNGAYKLVEWVPNVHTKLVKNEEFYDAANVPIDEVIYYTYEDRTAMQNRFRAEELDVARDIASEQISWLRDNLADSLRIAPYAGIYYYAVRSDKEKFQDPNVRKALSLAINREAITDAVLKTGELPAYSFVPPGTGNYTEPAYVSWKDLSYGDKVAEAKKLMEAAGYTAENPLKFTLRYNTSENHKRIAIAVQNMWKQIGVDAELFNTEGKIHYADLKVGDFEVARAGWIADYNDAQNFLFLGEERTGPLNYAAFDNPRYNELMLAAENEGDLKKRAELMHSAEAIMMEAQPYIPIYYYVSKQLVSPKIKGWIDNAPDRHLTRWLDIAE; this is encoded by the coding sequence ATGTCAGACAACGCGATGACTGCAAAAGGTCTCGTGAACGGGTTGCTAAAATCCTCACGTGCTTTTGTGTTGGGTACCGCCTTGATTGCCGGTTCGATGACGATGTTGTCGACCAGCCAGGCGCAGGCCGAAAAGATCCTGCGCATTGGTAACGACGGCGAACCGCAGTCAATGGATCCGCATTTCATCTCTACCATCCAGACCAGCCGTATCTCCGATGATATGTCGCTGGGTCTTCTGACATATGGCCCGGATGGCCAACCGGTTCCCGGTGCAGCCGAAAGCTGGACCGTTTCCGAAGACGGGATGACTTACACCTTCAAAATCCGCGACCATAACTGGTCAGATGGCACCCCGGTTACGGCACAGGACTTTATCGCCGGCTGGGAACGCCTTCTTGATCCGGCACTGGGTGCGGAATACGCATCCCTGCTCTACATCATCGAAGGCGCTGAGGAAGTTAACACTGGCAAGGATGGCGCGAAACTCGCTGCCAAGGCCATTGATGACCATACCCTCGAAGTCAAACTGACCGCACCTGCCCCCTATTTCCTGGCACAGCTGACGCACCAGACCGCTTTCGCCATTCCACGTCATGTCGTTGAAAAATACGGCAAGGATTGGGTAAAGCCGGAAAATATCGTTGTGAACGGTGCCTACAAACTTGTCGAATGGGTGCCAAACGTTCACACCAAACTGGTCAAGAACGAAGAATTCTATGACGCCGCAAACGTTCCGATCGACGAGGTGATCTATTACACCTACGAAGATCGCACGGCGATGCAGAACCGTTTCCGCGCAGAAGAACTGGACGTTGCGCGCGACATCGCATCCGAACAGATTTCCTGGCTGCGTGACAATTTGGCCGACAGCCTGCGCATCGCGCCCTATGCCGGGATTTATTACTACGCCGTGCGTAGCGACAAAGAGAAATTCCAGGATCCGAATGTCCGCAAGGCACTGTCGCTTGCGATCAACCGCGAAGCAATCACCGACGCGGTTCTGAAAACCGGCGAACTTCCGGCTTATTCCTTTGTCCCGCCGGGAACCGGTAACTATACCGAGCCTGCATATGTCTCTTGGAAAGACCTTTCTTATGGTGACAAGGTCGCCGAAGCCAAGAAACTGATGGAAGCAGCCGGTTATACCGCTGAAAACCCTCTTAAATTCACGCTGCGTTACAACACATCTGAAAACCACAAGCGTATCGCGATTGCGGTTCAGAACATGTGGAAACAGATCGGCGTCGATGCAGAGCTGTTTAACACCGAAGGTAAAATCCACTATGCCGACCTGAAGGTTGGTGACTTTGAAGTCGCCCGTGCCGGCTGGATTGCCGATTACAACGATGCCCAGAACTTCCTGTTCCTCGGTGAAGAGCGCACCGGTCCGCTGAACTATGCAGCGTTTGATAACCCGCGCTACAACGAATTGATGCTGGCTGCCGAGAATGAAGGCGACCTGAAAAAGCGTGCAGAACTGATGCATAGCGCAGAAGCCATCATGATGGAGGCACAGCCCTACATCCCGATTTACTACTATGTCTCGAAACAGCTCGTCTCACCAAAGATCAAGGGCTGGATCGATAATGCCCCGGATCGTCACCTGACCCGCTGGCTCGACATCGCCGAGTAA
- a CDS encoding HD family phosphohydrolase — MARERDGAKNHQKDVTQVRNTEANYLAELVELGIALSAQQGREELNQKILMAARNFTNADGGSLYVVNQDESELHFRIMVNDTLETFFVSGRETEKPFPPLPLYDDEGRPNYANIATYVALTGKAINIDDAYSAEGFDFTGTRAFDAKTGYRSKSFLTVPLKNTSGVVIGVLQLINARDDAGNVISFDPAIEPIINALASQAAVAIENSRLLVAQRDLMESFVRVLGQAIDAKSPHTAGHCSRVPIIARMLAQAAVDDRDGTFSNFYLTDMEWYELDLSAWLHDCGKIVTPDHVMEKATKLETIHNRIHEVRTRFEVLRRDAEIEMLKRKLDGEDVLQCEADFARRVTELETQFAMVADANIGDTELDTDTIFALHDIAEQEWTRYFDRTIGLSWSEQQRLDDAKLAELRATGTEKLLMDRETDIYNGFNRGELYNLSIPHGTLTSEERQVINDHVVITQDMLAQLPYPKELQRIPDIAGNHHEKMDGSGYPRGLTGDDMGILEKVMVIADVFEALTAVDRPYKRPKTLSECISILADMRDKGQIDSDLFELFLTSGTYQEYGRKYLREDQRDDVDIAQFIISNPD; from the coding sequence ATGGCGCGTGAACGCGACGGGGCCAAAAATCATCAGAAAGATGTGACACAGGTCCGCAATACAGAGGCAAACTATCTGGCGGAACTGGTTGAACTGGGTATCGCCCTGTCGGCACAGCAGGGGCGCGAAGAGCTTAACCAGAAAATCCTGATGGCCGCGCGAAACTTTACCAACGCCGATGGTGGATCGCTTTATGTCGTCAATCAGGACGAAAGCGAGCTTCATTTTCGTATCATGGTCAATGATACGCTTGAGACGTTCTTTGTCTCGGGCCGCGAAACCGAGAAACCATTCCCGCCCTTGCCACTTTATGACGACGAAGGCCGCCCGAACTACGCCAATATCGCGACCTATGTCGCGCTGACCGGCAAGGCGATCAATATTGATGACGCCTATAGTGCCGAGGGATTTGATTTTACCGGCACCCGGGCATTTGATGCCAAAACAGGGTATCGTTCCAAATCCTTCCTGACCGTGCCGCTTAAAAACACCAGCGGCGTTGTGATCGGCGTTTTGCAGCTGATCAACGCGCGGGACGATGCGGGCAATGTGATTTCCTTTGATCCGGCGATAGAGCCGATCATCAATGCGCTGGCAAGTCAGGCGGCGGTTGCCATTGAAAACAGCCGATTGCTGGTGGCACAGCGCGACCTGATGGAGAGCTTCGTGCGTGTGCTGGGGCAGGCGATTGATGCCAAATCACCGCACACAGCAGGCCACTGTTCGCGGGTTCCGATCATAGCCCGCATGCTGGCCCAGGCGGCCGTGGATGACCGGGATGGCACATTTTCCAATTTCTATCTGACAGATATGGAATGGTACGAGCTTGACCTATCCGCCTGGCTTCATGATTGCGGCAAGATCGTCACCCCCGATCATGTCATGGAAAAAGCCACCAAGCTTGAAACCATCCATAACCGTATTCACGAAGTCCGAACGCGCTTTGAAGTCCTGCGTCGTGATGCCGAGATCGAGATGCTTAAACGCAAGCTTGATGGCGAAGACGTACTTCAGTGCGAAGCCGATTTTGCCCGCCGGGTGACCGAACTTGAGACCCAGTTTGCCATGGTGGCGGACGCCAATATTGGCGATACCGAACTTGATACCGACACCATCTTTGCCCTGCATGACATCGCAGAGCAGGAATGGACGCGGTATTTTGATCGCACCATCGGCTTGTCCTGGTCGGAACAACAGCGCCTTGATGATGCGAAACTGGCCGAACTGCGCGCAACCGGCACTGAAAAGCTTCTGATGGATCGTGAAACCGACATCTATAACGGTTTTAACCGGGGCGAGCTTTATAACCTCTCGATCCCGCACGGCACCCTGACATCCGAAGAACGTCAGGTGATCAACGATCATGTCGTCATTACCCAGGATATGTTGGCCCAATTGCCATATCCCAAGGAACTTCAACGCATTCCCGATATTGCTGGCAACCATCATGAAAAAATGGACGGTTCAGGCTATCCGCGTGGTCTGACGGGCGATGATATGGGTATCCTCGAAAAGGTCATGGTGATCGCCGATGTGTTCGAGGCGCTAACAGCTGTGGATCGCCCCTATAAACGGCCGAAGACACTGTCTGAATGTATCTCGATCCTGGCCGATATGCGCGACAAGGGGCAGATCGATAGCGACCTGTTCGAGCTTTTCCTGACAAGCGGCACCTATCAGGAATACGGACGCAAGTATTTGCGCGAAGATCAGCGCGACGACGTCGATATCGCACAGTTCATCATCTCCAATCCTGACTAG
- a CDS encoding ABC transporter ATP-binding protein produces the protein MSVMNKSAKKDASPILSVRDLKVHFPIPSKGLFAPDRQLKAVDGVNFDLYPGETLGVVGESGCGKSTLGRAILQLIPPTDGQVAWLGKNIVGAPHRDMQPLRRDLQIIFQDPLASLNPRMTIGEIIAEPLVTHKPELGKEEIKARVKRMMARVGLLPQMINRYPHEFSGGQCQRIGIARTMILEPKLIVCDEPVSALDVSVQAQIVNLLQELQREFDLSLIFISHDLSIVRHICHRIMVLYLGNVAELADRDSIYAAPRHPYTKALISAVPIPDPEIERNKERIVLTGDLPSPLSPPSGCVFRTRCPFAKDECAQEPPVLERVSDSQEVACHFHDSI, from the coding sequence ATGAGCGTGATGAACAAATCCGCTAAAAAAGACGCGTCACCAATCCTGTCGGTCCGCGATCTCAAGGTTCATTTCCCGATCCCGTCCAAGGGCCTGTTTGCCCCTGACCGGCAGCTCAAGGCCGTGGATGGCGTCAATTTCGATCTTTATCCCGGCGAGACACTTGGTGTTGTCGGGGAGTCCGGCTGTGGCAAATCCACGCTTGGCCGTGCGATCCTGCAATTGATCCCGCCAACCGATGGTCAGGTTGCCTGGCTTGGCAAGAACATTGTCGGCGCACCACATCGTGACATGCAGCCTTTGCGCCGGGACCTGCAGATCATTTTTCAGGACCCGTTGGCCAGCCTGAACCCGCGCATGACCATTGGCGAAATCATTGCCGAACCGCTGGTGACCCATAAACCGGAACTCGGCAAGGAAGAAATCAAGGCACGGGTCAAACGCATGATGGCGCGCGTTGGCCTGTTGCCGCAAATGATCAACCGATATCCGCATGAGTTTTCCGGTGGTCAGTGCCAGCGCATCGGCATTGCGCGCACAATGATCCTGGAGCCCAAACTGATTGTCTGTGACGAGCCGGTCTCGGCCCTTGATGTTTCCGTTCAGGCCCAGATCGTCAATCTGTTGCAGGAATTGCAGCGGGAATTTGACCTGTCGCTGATTTTCATCAGCCATGATCTGTCGATCGTGCGCCACATCTGTCACCGCATCATGGTGCTGTATCTGGGTAATGTCGCCGAACTCGCAGACCGTGACAGCATCTATGCCGCACCACGACACCCCTATACCAAGGCCCTGATTTCCGCCGTTCCGATCCCCGATCCCGAGATCGAACGCAACAAGGAACGCATTGTTCTGACCGGTGACTTGCCAAGCCCGCTGTCACCGCCATCAGGATGCGTGTTCCGGACCCGCTGCCCGTTTGCCAAGGATGAATGTGCGCAGGAGCCACCGGTCCTGGAACGCGTTTCAGACAGTCAAGAAGTCGCCTGTCACTTCCATGACAGCATCTAG
- the purB gene encoding adenylosuccinate lyase translates to MIPRYSRPQMTSIWEPANKFRIWFEIEAHAADKLAELGVIPADSAKLVWEKGDKPYTQDRIDRIDAVEAEVKHDVIAFLTELAEQVGEEARFVHQGMTSSDVLDTCFNVQLAQATDILLEDMDKLLAALKKRAYETKDVPCMGRSHGIHAEPVTFGLKLATFYAEFKRNRDRLVAARDEISTCAISGAVGTFANIDPSVEEHVAAKLGLKPEPVSTQVIPRDRHAAYFAALGVIASSIEHLATEIRHLQRTEVREVEEFFSKGQKGSSAMPHKRNPVLTENLTGLARLVRSMAIPAMENVALWHERDISHSSVERNIGPDATVTLDFALMRLTNVVENLVVYPERMDEILNQMGGLVFSQRVLLTLTQYGVSREDSYRIVQRNAMKVWNREGDLLSLLKTDEDVTNRIPMDKLEALFDLGYHTKHVDTIFARVFAD, encoded by the coding sequence ATGATCCCCCGTTATTCCCGTCCGCAGATGACATCCATCTGGGAACCGGCGAACAAGTTCCGTATCTGGTTCGAAATCGAAGCCCACGCTGCTGACAAACTGGCCGAACTGGGTGTTATCCCGGCTGATTCTGCCAAGCTTGTCTGGGAAAAAGGCGACAAGCCTTATACCCAGGACCGCATTGACCGCATTGATGCCGTCGAAGCCGAAGTCAAACACGATGTGATCGCGTTTCTGACCGAACTGGCCGAACAGGTCGGCGAAGAAGCCCGTTTCGTGCATCAGGGCATGACGAGCTCGGACGTGCTTGATACCTGCTTTAACGTGCAGCTTGCCCAGGCAACCGACATCCTGCTTGAAGATATGGACAAGCTTCTGGCTGCGCTTAAAAAGCGCGCCTATGAAACCAAAGATGTCCCCTGCATGGGCCGTTCGCACGGCATCCACGCAGAGCCGGTGACCTTTGGTCTTAAGCTTGCGACTTTCTATGCGGAATTCAAACGTAACCGTGATCGCCTTGTTGCCGCACGTGATGAAATTTCGACCTGCGCAATTTCCGGCGCGGTTGGCACATTCGCCAACATCGACCCGAGTGTTGAAGAACATGTTGCCGCCAAGCTTGGCCTGAAACCGGAACCGGTTTCGACCCAGGTGATCCCGCGCGACCGTCATGCCGCGTATTTCGCAGCCCTTGGTGTCATCGCATCGTCGATCGAACATCTGGCAACCGAAATCCGTCACCTGCAGCGCACCGAAGTTCGCGAAGTGGAAGAATTCTTCTCCAAGGGGCAGAAAGGCTCCTCGGCGATGCCGCACAAGCGTAACCCGGTTCTGACCGAAAACCTGACCGGACTTGCCCGTCTGGTGCGTTCGATGGCCATCCCGGCTATGGAAAACGTTGCCCTGTGGCACGAACGCGACATTTCGCACAGCTCGGTCGAACGTAACATTGGCCCGGATGCGACCGTCACGCTTGATTTCGCCCTGATGCGTCTGACCAACGTTGTTGAAAACCTGGTTGTCTATCCGGAACGCATGGACGAGATCCTGAACCAGATGGGTGGTCTGGTCTTCTCGCAGCGCGTTCTGCTTACCCTGACCCAGTATGGTGTTTCGCGCGAAGATTCGTATCGCATCGTTCAGCGTAACGCGATGAAGGTCTGGAACCGCGAAGGCGATCTTCTGTCGCTTCTGAAAACCGACGAAGACGTTACCAACCGCATTCCGATGGACAAGCTCGAAGCGCTGTTTGACCTTGGCTACCACACCAAGCATGTCGACACGATCTTTGCCCGTGTCTTTGCGGACTAA
- the oppC gene encoding oligopeptide ABC transporter permease OppC yields the protein MNKSEKTALLQSAGAAEEIEGRSLWRDARIRLFRNKAAVGSMIILGIITLLAIFAPLLSPYAYDQIDWGYIQEGPNWENGHIFGTDGNGRDLFIRVLYGARVSLAVGLLATTVSLIIGVTYGAVAGYFGGKIDSIMMRFVDVLYSLPFMFFVIMLMVVFGRNIFLIFVALGAVEWLTMARIVRGQTLSLRRREFIEAAHATGVSNFKIIFRHVIPNVLGPVIVYMTLTIPQVILTESFLSFLGLGVQEPLTSWGVLISEGAKVIEASTWMLIYPAVFLALTLFCFNFIGDGLRDALDPKDR from the coding sequence ATGAACAAATCTGAAAAAACAGCTCTGCTGCAATCAGCCGGCGCAGCCGAAGAAATCGAAGGTCGCAGCCTGTGGCGCGATGCCCGTATCCGGTTGTTCCGCAATAAGGCGGCTGTCGGCTCCATGATCATTCTGGGCATTATTACCTTACTCGCAATCTTTGCCCCGCTTCTGAGCCCGTATGCCTATGACCAGATCGACTGGGGCTATATCCAGGAAGGTCCGAACTGGGAAAACGGCCATATCTTTGGCACCGATGGCAATGGCCGCGATCTGTTTATCCGGGTGCTTTATGGCGCGCGTGTATCGCTTGCGGTCGGGCTTCTGGCAACCACGGTCTCGCTGATCATCGGCGTTACGTACGGCGCGGTTGCCGGATATTTCGGCGGCAAGATTGACAGCATCATGATGCGGTTTGTCGATGTGCTTTATTCCCTGCCCTTCATGTTCTTTGTCATCATGTTGATGGTTGTGTTTGGCCGAAACATCTTCCTGATCTTTGTCGCCCTTGGCGCGGTTGAATGGTTGACCATGGCACGTATTGTCCGCGGTCAGACATTGTCGCTACGTCGGCGCGAATTTATCGAAGCTGCCCATGCAACGGGTGTTTCGAACTTCAAGATCATTTTCCGCCACGTCATTCCCAACGTGCTGGGCCCGGTCATTGTCTATATGACGCTGACCATCCCGCAGGTGATCCTGACCGAAAGCTTCCTGTCCTTCCTTGGACTGGGTGTGCAGGAGCCGCTGACAAGTTGGGGCGTTCTGATTTCCGAAGGGGCCAAGGTAATCGAGGCATCGACATGGATGCTGATCTATCCGGCTGTGTTCCTGGCACTCACCCTGTTCTGTTTTAACTTCATCGGTGACGGTCTGCGCGATGCGCTTGATCCGAAAGACAGGTAA